In Chryseobacterium wanjuense, the genomic stretch TAGAAAAAACAATCAGTAATAATTGATTCTTCATCTCGATTTCATTTTCGGAAAACATCTTTCTTTCAGGCTTTTTCAAAATGTGATTCAACAACTGAAAAAATCCCGGACTTTTCCATGGTGAATATTTTTTATGAGATATTCAAACTCGCTTAAAAAAAATAGATTTTTAGTCTATTTTCCAACTACAGTGAAAGTGTAGTGCTCTAACCAACTGAGCTATCCCGTGCGCAACGAGAGAGGGAGTCGAACCCTCGCAAAAATCTATTGTTCTACCTATTGAACTATATCCCCTTTTGAGAGATAGAAGGACTCGAACCTTCAACCGATAGAGTGGTGAGATTTTTTGGAAAATCTCTAAACCTTCAAGCCAAGCTGAACAGAATCAATAATGTCTCTCGCCAAATTTTTCTGCAATGGTGCTATACAGAAACACTCAACATGACCTACCTGATATTTTGACTAAAATCTTTTTTTCAAAATTTTAGTGTTGTTTCATTTTGATGATGCAAAGTAAGAACATTGATGCGCAGTGTTTTTGCGTAGTTATTTTTTTTTATATAAACACGAATTTTTGCACTAAAGGCACTAATTTTTGTTTTTTGATATTTGTGAAAATATTTGATTGTTATAATAGATTCTTCATTACGTGTTCCTTCATTCAGAATGGCAATCAGGAGGTTTAACATAGGCAACAAGCAACCGATAACTAGCAACCAGCAACCAGCAACAAACCACCATCAACCAAAATAAAATCTATCTATCATTCATTTTACATAAAGGAATTAAGAGTTTGGAATTTTTGGAAATCTCTTTCCTAGTTTTGTTTTGATTAAAATTAAAACTATGATTAAAGGATTATATGAAACTCACATTCAGGTAAGTAATCTGGAAAAAGCTGTAGAATTCTATACTAAAGTTTTAGGACTGGAATTAGCCCATAAAGAAGAAAGCCGTAGAATTGCATTTTTATGGATCGGAAAAAATAAGGAATCAATGCTGGGTCTATGGGAACAGAGAGAAAATTTGCAGACCAGACATTTTGCTTTTACAGCTGATAAAGAAGATATACTGAACAATTCCGTTGAGTTTCTGAAAAATAAAAATTTAAAACCATACAATTTTTTGAAAGACGGAATTGAAAAACCTATGGTTTTCGCCTGGATGCCGGCTTTGGCAATTTATTTTAATGATCCCGACGGAAATCAGCTGGAATTTATCTCGATATTGGAAGGAGAAGGAAAACCGGAATTGGGTGTGCTTTCTTATGAAGAATGGCTGGAGAAAGCAAGAGCATAAACATCTATTTTTCGCCTTACATTAGCAAATCTCAATTGAAAAATTCTCAAACCGTTAGGTAAACAATTGTCTGAACTCTACCGGACTTAATTTTGTTTTGCTTTTAAACAGCCTGCTGAACGATTGCGAATGTTCAAACCCAAGTTCATACGCGATCTCGCTTACCGACAAATGGGTGGTTGACAATCTTTCCTTCGCCTTATCTATAAGGCGATTCTGAATGTGTTGTTGCGCATTTTGCCCCGTAAGGCTTCTCAGCATATCACTTAAATAACTTGGTGATAGATTAAGATGATCTGCCAGATACTGAACTGTAGGCACTCCTTTAAACAGACTTTTTTCTGTATTAAAATATTCATCGAGAAGGATTTCGGTTTTTAACAGTAAATCGGCATTAACAGCCTTTCGGGTAATAAACTGGCGTCTGTAAAAGCGGTTGCTGTAGTTTAGAAGTGATTCGATCTGGGAAATGATGACATCCTGGGTCATATCATCGAATCTTTCATTCAGTTCTTCTTCAATGTTTTTAAAAAGAGTGATTATCGTTTCCTTTTCCTTAGCGGAAAGATGCAGTGCCTCATTTGCCGAATAAGAAAAAAAACCATATTGCTTAATTTTTGAGGCAAGCGGGTACGTTAATAAAAAATCAGGATGAACAATGAGAGTATATCCTGAATGATCACCATTATGGTCACTATCTGCAGTTACCTGATGGGGAGAAACAAAAAACATTCCGCCTTCATCGAAGTCATAGTACTGCCTGCCATATTTTAACTTACCTGTCAGATTAAATTTCAAAGATATTTTATAAAAAACAGATGTACGAATAGCCGGCAGGTGACCTGTCGGCAATGTATTGGCAGTATTATTAATAAGGCTTATCAGTGGGTGCAACGGTTTGGGAAGCCCAAGTAGCCGATGCACTTCTGACAAGGAATTATAATGGTAAGGAGTATTGGCTTCCTTCATATCATAAATATAATTAAAAATATTGATTACCAAGGAATTTCTCCTGTCTCAGGATTATTATCGGGGCAGAAAAACTTACCTGTTGGCCCGTCATTATCAATGAGTGCATAACGAAGAATATGTTCTGCAGCTACCTCTACGCTTCCCGTTCCAAGGTGATGATTAAAGTCTGTAGCAGTAGACGGTGGACTCACAGCGTTTACCTTAAAATCTGTGTTACGCAGCTCATAAGCCAATGCAATAGTATACATATTTAATGCAGATTTTGAAGACTGATACACAGCACCTTTTGCATGATAATATTTGTATTCAGGGTCGCTGTGCAAGGTAAGTGACCCCTGGCTTGAGCTTACATTTACAATTCTTGGTGTCGGCGATTTCTGAAGCAGATCAATAAATGCCTGCGTTGTTCTAATGACACCAAATACATTTACATCATATACTTCTTTAAATTTATCAACACCCGTACCGAGTGCAGTGTGCATCAACGGAATATCTCCTTGAAATTCTATCCCGTTAATACCTGCATTATTTATCAATATATCCAGCATATCTGTTTTATTACCGATTTCATTGCGTGCTGCATTTATTGATTCCTGATCTGTGACATCCAGCTGTATTGCTTCAATATTTACAAGACCTTCGGATGTAAGTAATTCTACAGCATCCAGACCAGATTTAAGATTGCGGCTTCCTATAAAAACATAATATCCTTTTTGGGATAACTGTCTTGCCATCTCCAAACCAATTCCTTTATTGGCTCCTGTAATTAATACTTTTTTCATTTTATATCTGTTTAAATTTCAGATACAAAAATCGTTATCATTGTCCCCGGCTTTGTAACCTTATTGCGGTATTTTGTAACATAATCATTGGTTACAGAAAAGACTTTACGTAGATAGTTTCTGAAGACACCAATGCAAAATTTTCGCAATATTCTTCGCATCATCCACACCTCTGTGATGTGTACCTTCGAGCGTGAGATTCAGCTCGCCCAAAGCTCTTGCCATGCCCACACTTTTGCGAACAGTCGGGTGTAGTTCCCCGAACAAAGTTTTCACATTGATATGATCATCACTCAAAGGATAATCCAGATTGAATCTTCTTGCCTGGTTTTGAAGCATATTCAAATCATAGTTTCCATAACTTGCCCAAGTCAGGTCTTCAGAATCGTATTCCGCTCTCAGAATATCCAATGCATCTTCGAATAAAATACCTTCATCATCAAGCATTTGTTGGGTAATGGAAGTCAGTTCCGTACAAAACGGGCTCACTTTTGAAAATTGAGGTTTCACTAAAATCCCCTCATTTTGCGAAATTTTACCGGTTTTTGCATCCATAATACAAACTCCGATTTCTACAATTTCACTTTCCTGGCCTCTCGGCGGGCGGTCATTCCAACACGTGGCTTCGAGGTCTATAATTAATATGTTGTCTGTTGTTTTCATTGTTGAATATTTAATTGTTAAAAGGATGGAAGCTGGGAGTTGGAGGCTGGAAGTAATTTACACACTGCAAAAACTTCCCGCTTCCATCATCCATCTTCCTTACCAAATAATTACTCCAAAATCTTCCTTAAAATTTTGGCAGCGTTGTAAGCATCGTCTGCTCCGCTGTGATGATTTCCTTCAAAATTCATATTCAGGAACTTCAGGGCTCGTTTTAAGCCCATCATTTTATGAAGTCCGTTATAATTTTTGAATTGATGCATCACATTGATATAATTTTCCGAAAAAGGATTTTCGATTCCAAACCAATCACATTGTTCCATGATCTGCTCTTTATCGAAGTTTCCAAAACCGGCCCAGGTAAGTAAGGCTGAATCATATTCATCCCTGATTTTTTCGCAGGCTTCTTCGAAATATATTCCTTTTTCTTCAATTAATTGTGGAGTAATTCCGGTGAGATCTGTACAAAATTTGTTGATTTTAGACCTTTCAGGAATGACATAAATGCTTTGTTTCCTGGAAATTGCTTTGGTTGTTCTGTTTAATTCGCAAATTCCTATTTCTATAATATCGGTTTTTTGACCAGGCGGGATTCTGTCGTTTTCCCAACACGTGGCTTCCAAATCGACGATTAATATTTCGTTTGTTGTTTTCATGTTTTTTTAATTTAAAGAATGGAAGCTCGAAGTTGGAGGTTGGGAGTGAATTACACACTGCAAAAACTTCCTGCTTCTAGCATCCAGCTTCCATCATACTAATTTCTCGGTGCAAATGGCGGCGTCCATTTTTTCTTTTTCATGATCTCTTTCACTTCCTCGTAAGAAATTGGGTAAAAATTATGACAGTCTACTCCAACATCGATGCTTAAAGCCATTTCATCATCCGGCAATGTTCCGTGGGAATGTCCGTAAAGCTGCCAAATCCCACGATGTGAGCCATTCCAGGTACGCATGGCGTAATGAAAAAGAATGATTTTCTGTTTGCCATTACTATTTTCCGGTTCATCAATTCTTAATTCGTGGTAATCTCGAATGGAATCAAATCGTTTTGGGTAAGTCAGCGCTGCACCTTCGTGATTACCTTTTATCAAATGGATATTTCCGTTTAATTGATCCAGAATTTCTTTGGTAAAATCCGGTTTTCCTAAACTTAAATCTCCTAAATGGTAGACCGTGTCACTAACTCCGATTTTCTCATTCCATCTTTTAATGAGTTCTTCATTCATATGATCCAAAGACTCAAAAGGTCTTTCAGAGAATTTTATAATATTTTCGTGACCAAAATGATGGTCTGCTGTGAAAAATATATTGGGTTTCATTTTTTTTATTGTTCATTTTTAACTACAAAATTTGAACGTTCTCACTGTCATTCTGAATGGAACGAAGTGTAGTGAAGAATCTCTAAAATCCTTATGCGAGATTCTTCCTTCGTCAGAAAGACAAACTAACTGTTTAAAATTGCAATTTTAGTTTAATAAATATTTTTAATCAATTTCCTTGAAACGCTTTATAAAAAGCCGTTTCAATTTCCAGTTGATCACTTTCTACATATCTTCGTGAAAAGTGAATCGGAATTGCCTCTTTCACTTCACATTCATTCATGACTTTTCCGGATGCAGACGCAAAACTATGATAATTGATCTTCGCAAATTCCTGATCTTCATCTTTGTAAAATGTTTCGATGTAAACCAGATCTGCCCCTTTGAAAACCGTTTTTATTTTTTCATAATTGTCTTCACAAACGGCATGATCCATAATTACACCTAATTTGTATCCTGTATTTCTAGTCAATAAATGAAAAAAAGCTGAAGCTCTATACACTGTTTCTTCAATCTGAATTTCTTTATCGGAATCGTTATTTTCAAAAGCTGTTTTTAATTCGCTGATCCATTTTCCTTTTTTAAATTCAGAAGCATTCTCATTAAAAGTCACTGAATCTTTTTCCTTGAACAGATAAGCAATGGAATCTGTTTTATGATCGAGAATGGCAAAGTCAACATTCACATATTCATTTTCAAAAAGGAAATTTTGTG encodes the following:
- a CDS encoding VOC family protein, yielding MIKGLYETHIQVSNLEKAVEFYTKVLGLELAHKEESRRIAFLWIGKNKESMLGLWEQRENLQTRHFAFTADKEDILNNSVEFLKNKNLKPYNFLKDGIEKPMVFAWMPALAIYFNDPDGNQLEFISILEGEGKPELGVLSYEEWLEKARA
- a CDS encoding SDR family oxidoreductase, translating into MKKVLITGANKGIGLEMARQLSQKGYYVFIGSRNLKSGLDAVELLTSEGLVNIEAIQLDVTDQESINAARNEIGNKTDMLDILINNAGINGIEFQGDIPLMHTALGTGVDKFKEVYDVNVFGVIRTTQAFIDLLQKSPTPRIVNVSSSQGSLTLHSDPEYKYYHAKGAVYQSSKSALNMYTIALAYELRNTDFKVNAVSPPSTATDFNHHLGTGSVEVAAEHILRYALIDNDGPTGKFFCPDNNPETGEIPW
- a CDS encoding 3'-5' exonuclease — protein: MKTTNEILIVDLEATCWENDRIPPGQKTDIIEIGICELNRTTKAISRKQSIYVIPERSKINKFCTDLTGITPQLIEEKGIYFEEACEKIRDEYDSALLTWAGFGNFDKEQIMEQCDWFGIENPFSENYINVMHQFKNYNGLHKMMGLKRALKFLNMNFEGNHHSGADDAYNAAKILRKILE
- a CDS encoding helix-turn-helix domain-containing protein, producing the protein MKEANTPYHYNSLSEVHRLLGLPKPLHPLISLINNTANTLPTGHLPAIRTSVFYKISLKFNLTGKLKYGRQYYDFDEGGMFFVSPHQVTADSDHNGDHSGYTLIVHPDFLLTYPLASKIKQYGFFSYSANEALHLSAKEKETIITLFKNIEEELNERFDDMTQDVIISQIESLLNYSNRFYRRQFITRKAVNADLLLKTEILLDEYFNTEKSLFKGVPTVQYLADHLNLSPSYLSDMLRSLTGQNAQQHIQNRLIDKAKERLSTTHLSVSEIAYELGFEHSQSFSRLFKSKTKLSPVEFRQLFT
- a CDS encoding metallophosphoesterase family protein; translated protein: MKPNIFFTADHHFGHENIIKFSERPFESLDHMNEELIKRWNEKIGVSDTVYHLGDLSLGKPDFTKEILDQLNGNIHLIKGNHEGAALTYPKRFDSIRDYHELRIDEPENSNGKQKIILFHYAMRTWNGSHRGIWQLYGHSHGTLPDDEMALSIDVGVDCHNFYPISYEEVKEIMKKKKWTPPFAPRN
- a CDS encoding MBL fold metallo-hydrolase, which gives rise to MLQAEIKSLLKEDISILIKVPNSAKHYLCDCGEASLLTVKEVQSVSAVFISHTHIDHFSNFDGIFRHQIGSGEKIVICGPKNIHQQIEARLKSYTWNLIDENAIVYEIREIVSREEINVYKIHPPHWNLELIKTQNFLFENEYVNVDFAILDHKTDSIAYLFKEKDSVTFNENASEFKKGKWISELKTAFENNDSDKEIQIEETVYRASAFFHLLTRNTGYKLGVIMDHAVCEDNYEKIKTVFKGADLVYIETFYKDEDQEFAKINYHSFASASGKVMNECEVKEAIPIHFSRRYVESDQLEIETAFYKAFQGN
- a CDS encoding 3'-5' exonuclease, yielding MKTTDNILIIDLEATCWNDRPPRGQESEIVEIGVCIMDAKTGKISQNEGILVKPQFSKVSPFCTELTSITQQMLDDEGILFEDALDILRAEYDSEDLTWASYGNYDLNMLQNQARRFNLDYPLSDDHINVKTLFGELHPTVRKSVGMARALGELNLTLEGTHHRGVDDAKNIAKILHWCLQKLST